A genomic segment from Natator depressus isolate rNatDep1 chromosome 19, rNatDep2.hap1, whole genome shotgun sequence encodes:
- the RLF gene encoding zinc finger protein Rlf yields IAKVDCKEVLEIICNLESEGQDNTAFILCTTYLTQQLQTATVYCSWELTLFWSKLQRRIDPSLDSFLERCRQFGIIAKTLQHLFFLIRVIQSEAEEAGLAVSILLCVRALQIRSNGNDEMKTSVCKTIACLLPVDLEVRRACQLTEFLIEPSLDGYNVLEELHLQPDQKFDEENALVPNSLRCELLLALKAYWPFDPEFWDWKTLKRHCLKLLGKDASDSEDDASCNDMSVNETDLLETLLSDCDETKEHKYYEGGKEATNQPKEKTRVKKPIGSSERYQRWLQYKFFCVLCKRECIEARILHHSKMHMEDGIYTCPVCTKKFKRKEFFVPHVMEHVKMPPSRTYRPKKKILLKKERSPQKTSTSRNPSASPEEKQQLPQSSEKNKSDIHEYVTFSQLENYHLQDRDIYPCPGTDCSRVFKQFKYLSVHLKAEHQNNDENAKHYLDMKNRREKCAFCRRHFMTSFHLQEHERVHCGPQPYMCVSMDCYARFGSVNELLNHKQMHEDLRYKCELNGCNIVFSDLGQLYHHEAQHFRDASYTCNFLGCKKFYYSKTEFQNHLLMHNIAISNGEVKETSVKLEEPISKDRCSYLPESQLVDQADNFSPYENLTLSVGSTSSQEILQIKEEAVSDNDETDSESNCSVYFGSHRTTTVVTKKQASPSIETITQNQTIPGSLISQQGVFHPSSLKQQCSHVAVCFDGKKITCGFEGCSSTYKNARGMQKHLRRVHPYHFKHKKKMGIKAKDIFNLINDSQNSKTTGDLSADLRHNSDTNTDSPESLYCNTNSKGKNCLKEEICSSPETYFYEGSKVPNTEDAMLELLLGLKHLSLKSNFTANSSTLTHKPFLGSLQSYPSNDAKCPQSVVNETTSELHFQEQQDNLPTQYLTQLAAKPFFCERQGCKYEFVTREALLMHYVKKHNYSKEKVLQLNMFQHRYSPFKCHICQRSFTRKTHLRIHYRNKHQIGNEKITHKLFANEKCEHIGACAEGKLKNNAVSTPGFCTNRDEKHTEQTERSAEQLCHPKKEECSSETDLESSEDTDSNVTGKPSKISSLNSHREELEAREGRGSKRTVAKGNLCYILHKYHKPFHCIHKSCNSAFTNQKGLIRHYRTVHQYNKEQLCLEKDKARTKRELVKCKKIFACKYKECSKRFLCSKALAKHCSDFHNLDQLEDQKVLSEMESARFRCNQPQCPAVFHTFNKLKHHLIEQHANEEELNKDFEIHCDLNGCDRIFTNYSHYSQHVYFRHSEYYGSLLGKHKKEQDNLLNDKNEQDCLKDQYDINENEKQIKEKSKKIGKNKEKHLIHFKTKEEALKMCREKSNQTQYPCMVQGCLSVVKLESSIVRHYKRTHQMTNMYIEQQTEKLVVCVKSGTMIKKEPSSETELSLNKEEPREFKKENTMHTNNLHENGKHCVPNTAYDHQDTGNENQNRSAANNVVFDTGAFLYSGTLKYNHSSKSSCFEECSITEPLCKTEGLPESRENSSYFNSLPLQLPREKETEGWQHSNQNAKKNSLHPTRNKVQKHSLSRPFDLKAYKPMGFESSFLKFIQESEEKDDDDDDDEWESPEQFQIGGVLQKDRDLQRSVIVDNFVCENTEVSIPQNHGPAVHGQLTEIQPLLSTESTSIPSLENLRAILDKALTDCGDLALKQLHYLRPVVVLERSRFSTPLIGLFPTKKSDELCVGST; encoded by the coding sequence GCAGAAGAAGCAGGTCTTGCTGTGTCTATTTTGTTATGTGTGAGAGCGCTTCAGATCAGATCAAATGGAAATGATGAAATGAAGACATCTGTATGTAAAACAATTGCATGCCTTTTACCAGTGGATCTTGAAGTTAGAAGAGCATGTCAGCTCACTGAGTTTTTGATCGAGCCAAGTTTGGATGGATACAATGTGCTGGAAGAATTGCATTTGCAACCAGATCAGAAATTTGATGAAGAAAATGCACTGGTTCCAAACTCACTACGTTGTGAGCTTCTGTTAGCTTTAAAAGCGTATTGGCCATTTGATCCTGAATTTTGGGACTGGAAGACTTTAAAACGGCATTGCCTTAAACTCTTAGGGAAAGACGCTTCTGATTCTGAAGACGATGCAAGTTGTAATGATATGTCAGTCAATGAAACTGACTTGTTAGAAACTCTTTTGAGTGATTGTGATGAGACTAAAGAACATAAATACTATGAAGGAGGAAAAGAGGCAACAAATCAACCTAAGGAGAAAACAAGAGTGAAAAAGCCAATCGGATCTTCTGAAAGATACCAGAGATGGCTCCAATACAAATTCTTCTGTGTGTTATGCAAAAGGGAATGTATAGAGGCTAGAATACTACATCATTCTAAGATGCACATGGAAGATGGTATTTATACATGCCCAGTGTGTACAAAAAAGTTCAAGAGAAAGGAATTTTTTGTACCACATGTAATGGAGCATGTTAAAATGCCACCTAGTAGAACATAtagaccaaaaaagaaaatactgttGAAAAAAGAGAGATCACCACAAAAGACCAGTACATCCAGAAACCCTTCTGCATCACCAGAGGAAAAGCAGCAGCTTCCACAAtcatctgaaaaaaacaaaagtgaCATACATGAATATGTCACATTTAGCCAATTAGAAAATTACCATCTGCAAGACAGAGACATATATCCATGTCCTGGCACAGACTGCTCTAGAGTATTtaagcaatttaaatatttaagtgTACATCTAAAGGCTGAACATCAAAACAATGATGAAAATGCAAAACACTACTTGGATATGAAAAACAGAAGAGAGAAGTGTGCTTTTTGCCGACGTCACTTCATGACATCCTTTCATCTGCAGGAGCACGAACGAGTGCATTGTGGTCCTCAGCCTTACATGTGTGTGTCTATGGATTGTTATGCTAGATTTGGGTCTGTTAATGAATTATTAAATCACAAACAAATGCATGAAGATCTGCGTTATAAGTGTGAATTAAATGGCTGCAACATAGTTTTCAGTGACTTGGGGCAGCTTTACCACCATGAAGCTCAGCATTTTAGGGATGCATCATACACATGTAACTTTCTTGGTTGCAAAAAGTTCTATTATTCAAAAACAGAATTTCAGAATCACCTTCTAATGCATAATATTGCAATATCAAATGGAGAAGTGAAGGAGACGTCAGTTAAACTTGAAGAGCCTATTTCAAAAGACAGATGCAGTTATCTTCCTGAGTCTCAACTGGTTGATCAAGCAGATAATTTCAGTCCATATGAAAATCTTACTTTATCTGTGGGCTCAACAAGTTCTCAAGAAATCCTACAGATTAAGGAAGAAGCTGTCTCTGACAATGACGAAACTGATAGTGAAAGCAACTGTAGTGTTTATTTTGGGAGCCACAGAACCACTACTGTAGTAACCAAAAAGCAGGCATCCCCTTCGATAGAAACAATAACTCAGAATCAAACAATTCCTGGTAGCCTAATATCCCAACAGGGAGTCTTTCACCCTTCCAGTTTAAAACAACAATGCTCCCATGTGGCAGTTTGTTTTGATGGGAAAAAAATTACCTGTGGTTTTGAAGGATGTAGTTCAACATATAAAAATGCCAGAGGTATGCAAAAACATCTTCGAAGGGTTCATCCATACCATTTCAAACATAaaaaaaagatggggatcaaAGCTAAAGATATTTTTAATCTAATCAATGATAGTCAAAACAGCAAAACTACTGGAGATCTTAGTGCAGATCTTAGGCATAATTCGGATACAAATACTGACTCTCCAGAAAGTCTGTATTGTAATACAAATTCTAAAGGAAAAAATTGTCTCAAGGAAGAAATTTGTTCTTCTCCAGAAACTTACTTTTATGAAGGTTCTAAGGTGCCAAATACTGAAGATGCCATGTTGGAACTTCTGTTGGGCTTGAAACATTTAAGTTTAAAGTCTAACTTTACTGCAAATTCTTCCACTTTAACACACAAGCCTTTTTTAGGGTCATTACAGTCATATCCATCAAATGATGCCAAGTGTCCTCAATCAGTTGTCAATGAAACTACCTCAGAACTTCATTTTCAAGAGCAACAAGACAACTTACCTACACAGTATCTCACTCAACTGGCAGCTAAACCATTTTTCTGTGAACGTCAAGGCTGTAAATATGAGTTTGTGACCAGAGAAGCTCTCTTAATGCATTATGTTAAAAAACATAATTATTCCAAGGAAAAAGTTCTTCAGTTAAATATGTTTCAACATCGGTATTCACCATTTAAATGCCATATTTGTCAAAGATCATTTACAAGAAAAACACATCTTAGAATTCATTATAGAAACAAACATCAGATTGGCAATGAGAAGATAACTCACAAGCTGTTTGCTAATGAAAAATGTGAGCACATAGGTGCATGTGCAGAGGGCAAGCTAAAAAATAATGCAGTTTCAACGCCTGGTTTCTGTACTAATAGAGACGAAAAGCATACTGAACAAACTGAGCGATCTGCTGAGCAGCTGTGTCACCCGAAGAAGGAAGAGTGTAGTTCTGAAACTGATTTGGAGTCCAGTGAAGACACAGATAGTAATGTAACTGGAAAACCCTCTAAAATATCCTCACTAAACAGCCACAGGGAAGAATTGGAAGCAAGAGAGGGGAGAGGAAGTAAAAGAACAGTTGCCAAAGGAAATTTATGTTATATATTGCATAAGTACCACAAACCATTCCATTGTATTCATAAAAGTTGCAACTCTGCCTTTACCAATCAGAAAGGCTTGATTCGTCACTATAGAACTGTACATCAGTATAACAAAGAGCAGCTTTGTTTAGAAAAAGACAAAGCAAGAACAAAAAGGGAACTTgtcaaatgtaaaaaaatatttgcatgcaAATACAAAGAATGTAGTAAACGCTTTTTATGTTCTAAGGCTCTTGCTAAGCATTGCAGTGACTTTCATAACCTTGATCAGTTAGAGGATCAAAAAGTGCTTTCTGAAATGGAATCTGCAAGATTTCGATGTAACCAGCCTCAATGCCCTGCTGTATTTCATACTTTTAACAAGCTAAAGCATCACTTGATAGAACAGCATGCTAATGAAGAAGAACTAAACAAAGACTTTGAAATTCATTGTGACCTTAATGGCTGTGATAGGATTTTCACAAATTACAGCCATTACTCTCAACATGTATATTTCCGCCATAGTGAATATTATGGTAGTCTCCTTGGAAAACATAAAAAGGAGCAGGATAATCTGCTTAATGATAAAAATGAACAAGACTGTTTGAAAGATCAGTATGATATAAATGAGAATGAGAAGCAGATAAAAGAAAAATCTAAGAAAATtggcaaaaataaagaaaaacatttgattcattttaaaacaaaggagGAAGCCCTGAAAATGTGCAGAGAGAAATCTAACCAGACTCAGTACCCTTGCATGGTTCAAGGGTGTCTGTCTGTAGTAAAATTGGAAAGCAGTATTGTGAGGCATTATAAACGCACACATCAGATGACCAATATGTATATAGAACAACAGACTGAGAAACTGGTAGTTTGTGTTAAAAGTGGTACAATGATTAAAAAGGAACCCTCTTCGGAAACAGAACTATCGTTAAATAAAGAGGAACCCAGagagtttaaaaaggaaaatacaatGCACACaaacaacctgcatgaaaatggAAAACATTGTGTACCAAACACTGCTTATGATCATCAAGATACTGGCAATGAAAATCAAAATAGGAGTGCAGCAAATAATGTGGTTTTTGACACGGGTGCTTTTTTGTATTCAGGCACTTTAAAATATAACCATAGTTCAAAAAGCAGTTGTTTTGAAGAATGTAGTATAACAGAGCCTTTGTGTAAAACTGAAGGTTTACCTGAAAGTAGAGAAAACAGTTCTTATTTTAACAGTTTACCTTTGCAGTTACCAAGGGAGAAAGAGACAGAAGGCTGGCAACACAGCAATCAGAATGCTAAAAAAAATTCACTCCACCCCACAAGAAACAAGGTTCAGAAGCATTCATTGTCCAGACCATTTGATTTAAAGGCATATAAACCAATGGGATTTGAATCCTCATTTCTAAAATTTATTCAGGAAAGTGAGgaaaaagatgatgatgatgatgatgatgaatggGAGTCCCCAGAACAATTTCAAATAGGTGGTGTCTTACAAAAAGATAGAGACTTACAAAGGAGTGTGATAGTAGACAACTTTGTATGTGAAAACACAGAAGTAAGCATACCCCAAAATCATGGACCTGCAGTGCATGGACAGTTAACAGAAATACAGCCTTTATTATCAACGGAGTCGACATCTATCCCTTCTTTAGAAAACTTGAGGGCCATATTGGACAAGGCACTAACAGACTGCGGAGACCTTGCCTTAAAACAACTACATTACTTACGACCAGTAGTTGTCCTTGAAAGATCCAGATTTTCCACACCCCTTATAGGCTTATTTCCAACAAAAAAGTCAGATGAACTTTGTGTAGGAAGTACATAA